Proteins encoded together in one Marinobacter sp. Arc7-DN-1 window:
- a CDS encoding acetolactate synthase large subunit gives MTNGAQALMRTLVDAGVEVCFSNPGTSEMHFVAALDDEPKMRAVLALFEGVATGAADGYARMADKPAATLLHLGCGLGNGLANLHNARKGKVPVVNIVGDHATYHVKYDAQLQSDIETVARNVSPGFVRTAKSTETLCQDAAAAIAAARTAPGQVATLILPADVSWGEGGVPSAPLVPPTPEPADDATVEVIASAIRSGRKTALLMGGHALREPGMLAAAKLAAHNGVTLLAETFPTRMERGAGLPYIERLAYLAELATVQLTDIEHLILVDAKAPVSFFAYPGKQSYLVPDTCQVHTLAAPNQDILASLNKLNDAVGVSQAEPKLQPAKRPGRPRGKLTAEKVCKAVGHLMPEDAIIVDEGITSSLMLSVMTAGAPRHDMITLTGGAIGQGLPNAVGASVACPDRPVLALIGDGTAMYTIQALWTMAREQLNVTTIIFNNASYSVLNIELERVGAEDVGIKAKSQLDLRGPVLNFAQMAQGMGVHAVRVDTAEDMAKALEYARSMPGPHLIEAMIPESLSGVKRRILPWMLRSLPSLPLSVSRALKRKLAP, from the coding sequence ATGACAAACGGCGCACAAGCCCTGATGAGAACCCTGGTGGATGCCGGTGTGGAAGTCTGCTTCAGCAACCCCGGCACCAGTGAAATGCATTTTGTGGCGGCTCTGGACGATGAGCCCAAGATGCGTGCCGTACTCGCCCTGTTTGAAGGCGTCGCCACCGGCGCGGCAGACGGATACGCCCGCATGGCGGACAAGCCCGCCGCCACACTGCTGCACTTGGGTTGTGGGCTTGGCAACGGGCTGGCCAATCTCCACAACGCCCGCAAGGGCAAGGTGCCGGTGGTCAACATTGTTGGCGACCACGCCACCTACCACGTGAAATACGACGCCCAACTGCAGTCCGATATCGAGACCGTTGCCCGCAACGTCTCCCCCGGCTTTGTGCGCACCGCCAAGAGCACGGAAACCCTCTGCCAGGACGCCGCCGCGGCCATTGCCGCCGCACGCACCGCGCCCGGGCAGGTGGCCACCCTGATATTGCCGGCCGATGTTTCCTGGGGCGAGGGCGGTGTGCCCAGCGCACCCCTGGTGCCGCCCACACCGGAGCCGGCAGACGATGCCACGGTAGAGGTCATTGCCTCGGCCATCCGCTCCGGCAGGAAAACGGCCCTGCTGATGGGCGGCCATGCCTTGCGGGAACCAGGCATGCTGGCGGCAGCAAAGTTGGCCGCACACAATGGCGTTACCCTGCTGGCCGAAACCTTCCCTACCCGGATGGAACGGGGTGCCGGCCTGCCCTACATTGAGCGCCTTGCTTACCTGGCTGAGCTGGCTACGGTGCAACTGACGGATATTGAACACCTCATCCTGGTGGATGCCAAGGCGCCCGTCTCCTTCTTCGCCTACCCCGGCAAACAAAGTTACCTGGTGCCCGATACCTGCCAGGTGCACACTCTGGCAGCGCCCAACCAGGACATCCTGGCCAGCCTGAACAAGCTCAACGATGCCGTCGGTGTCAGCCAGGCCGAACCCAAGCTACAACCTGCGAAACGACCGGGACGGCCACGAGGCAAACTGACCGCTGAGAAAGTCTGCAAAGCCGTTGGCCACCTAATGCCGGAGGACGCCATCATCGTGGATGAGGGCATCACCTCCAGCCTGATGCTCTCGGTGATGACTGCAGGTGCACCCCGTCATGACATGATCACCTTGACCGGTGGCGCCATTGGTCAGGGCCTGCCCAATGCCGTGGGGGCTTCTGTGGCCTGCCCGGACAGGCCGGTACTGGCCCTGATCGGTGACGGTACCGCCATGTACACCATCCAGGCCCTGTGGACCATGGCCCGTGAGCAGCTCAACGTAACCACCATCATCTTCAACAATGCGTCTTACTCGGTGCTGAACATTGAACTGGAGCGGGTAGGGGCAGAAGACGTCGGCATCAAGGCTAAATCCCAGCTGGACCTGCGAGGCCCCGTACTCAACTTTGCCCAAATGGCGCAGGGCATGGGCGTGCATGCGGTGCGGGTGGATACGGCGGAAGACATGGCAAAAGCCCTGGAATACGCCCGGAGCATGCCGGGGCCGCATCTGATCGAAGCCATGATTCCGGAGTCACTGAGCGGCGTGAAACGCAGGATACTGCCGTGGATGCTGCGCTCGTTGCCGAGCCTGCCGTTGTCGGTTTCCAGGGCGTTGAAGCGAAAACTGGCGCCGTGA
- a CDS encoding AraC family transcriptional regulator, producing MTLEATVSIGWVNTVIAAAQRLSVDEGTLLTTAGIPEAAGTRERWPIDDITRLWHAAERCTGDPGFGLKAGAEFTPMSISGVGFALQSAATLREAIVMGQRFQRLISDGGRFQILAGHSATWLVYHPRQGKLAFSPHQIEAVLAAVVGFASWVTGTRMQPSRVQFSQPRLGPLAGYQAAFNCPVEFEQAFSGVLVDNAVLDQPLPQADPELAQVHERYTTARLTALSINSASVPEIRRWLMARLGPSLPRRAEAAEALGISERTLARRLQEQEQTFDALLDEVRREKALQAVADPSASLPKVAEALGFAEVSTFYRAFKRWTGLPPVRWRKAMLR from the coding sequence TTGACTTTAGAGGCCACAGTTTCCATTGGCTGGGTGAATACCGTTATCGCGGCGGCGCAAAGGCTGTCTGTGGATGAAGGTACGTTGCTGACAACCGCCGGTATTCCGGAGGCGGCCGGTACCCGGGAACGCTGGCCCATTGATGACATCACCCGGCTCTGGCACGCGGCGGAGCGTTGCACCGGCGATCCCGGTTTTGGTTTGAAAGCCGGGGCGGAGTTCACCCCGATGAGCATCAGTGGTGTGGGCTTTGCACTCCAGTCTGCCGCTACTCTGCGCGAAGCCATTGTGATGGGGCAGCGCTTCCAGCGGCTGATCTCCGACGGCGGGCGTTTCCAGATCCTGGCAGGCCATTCCGCCACCTGGCTGGTTTACCATCCCCGGCAGGGGAAGCTGGCTTTCAGTCCGCATCAGATTGAAGCGGTGCTGGCCGCGGTGGTCGGCTTCGCCAGCTGGGTAACCGGTACCCGCATGCAGCCTTCACGGGTCCAGTTCAGCCAGCCCCGGCTCGGGCCCCTGGCGGGATACCAGGCCGCGTTTAACTGCCCGGTGGAATTCGAGCAGGCGTTCAGCGGTGTGCTGGTCGACAATGCCGTTCTGGACCAGCCCCTGCCCCAGGCCGATCCGGAACTCGCGCAGGTGCACGAACGCTACACCACCGCCCGACTTACCGCGCTTTCCATTAACAGCGCTTCTGTGCCGGAGATACGGAGATGGCTGATGGCCCGTCTGGGCCCGAGCCTTCCTCGTCGGGCCGAAGCAGCCGAGGCGTTAGGTATCAGCGAACGGACTCTGGCGCGGCGGCTGCAGGAACAGGAGCAGACGTTCGATGCCCTGCTGGACGAAGTGCGCCGTGAAAAGGCACTGCAGGCCGTGGCAGATCCCAGCGCCTCTCTACCCAAAGTTGCCGAAGCCCTGGGCTTTGCCGAAGTCAGTACCTTTTACCGCGCCTTCAAGCGCTGGACCGGACTGCCCCCGGTGCGCTGGCGCAAAGCCATGCTTCGGTGA
- a CDS encoding TPM domain-containing protein — protein MAAQLRNSMLLALLLLLPAAIWAQSTPEFPELTGRVVDQAEMLSPEVEARLSQMLQAHEQASTEQVVVVTLPDLQGFPIEDFGYQLGRQWGIGQEGKDNGALLIVAKEERKIRIEVGYGLEGRLTDADSSVIINRIITPAFRQGDFQAGIVNGAAAMIQVLGGEPMAIPQGQQSLAVQEKPRAGLVALFFIIMMAVVFFIGSRGGRGGRGGAALLGAALLGGAMGGRGGHGGGFGGGGFGGGGGGFGGGGASGGW, from the coding sequence ATGGCTGCCCAGCTCCGAAACAGTATGCTATTGGCGTTACTGCTGTTGCTACCGGCTGCTATCTGGGCCCAGTCAACGCCGGAGTTTCCCGAACTGACCGGCCGGGTGGTAGACCAGGCGGAGATGCTGTCCCCTGAGGTGGAAGCGCGCCTGAGCCAGATGCTTCAGGCCCACGAGCAGGCCAGCACCGAACAGGTTGTGGTGGTCACCTTGCCGGACCTGCAGGGTTTTCCGATTGAGGATTTCGGCTATCAGTTGGGCAGGCAGTGGGGAATCGGTCAGGAAGGCAAGGATAACGGCGCCCTGCTGATCGTGGCGAAGGAAGAGCGCAAAATCCGCATTGAGGTGGGCTATGGCCTCGAAGGCCGGCTCACCGATGCCGACTCCTCTGTCATCATCAATCGCATTATTACCCCGGCGTTCCGTCAGGGGGATTTCCAGGCCGGTATCGTCAACGGTGCCGCCGCCATGATCCAGGTCCTCGGCGGCGAGCCCATGGCGATTCCCCAGGGCCAGCAGTCCCTTGCAGTCCAGGAAAAGCCCAGGGCCGGCCTGGTGGCGCTGTTCTTCATCATCATGATGGCGGTGGTGTTCTTTATTGGCAGTCGCGGCGGCCGTGGCGGGCGCGGTGGCGCTGCCCTGTTAGGCGCGGCTTTGCTGGGCGGCGCCATGGGTGGCCGTGGCGGCCATGGCGGCGGCTTCGGCGGTGGCGGTTTTGGCGGCGGTGGCGGCGGCTTCGGCGGTGGCGGTGCCTCTGGTGGCTGGTAG
- a CDS encoding TPM domain-containing protein, producing the protein MTLLNKSDQEAVTAAINEVERETDAELVTVLTAQSDNYSYIPLLWAGILALLVPGIGNYFGGWFGADMLMLVQWGTFILLSLLFRMPGINTRLIPRQVRYWRASNLARRQFLEQSLHHTEGATGMLIFVSEAERYVEILVDQGIADVLDNSVWQDIVADFTARVRQGQTRQGFLDCIAACGKLLKEHLPATHERNELPNHLVILP; encoded by the coding sequence ATGACATTATTAAACAAAAGCGATCAGGAAGCCGTTACTGCCGCCATCAACGAGGTGGAGCGGGAAACCGATGCCGAACTGGTCACCGTGCTGACGGCCCAGTCCGATAACTACAGCTATATTCCCCTGCTCTGGGCCGGCATCCTGGCGTTGCTGGTGCCGGGTATTGGCAATTACTTCGGCGGCTGGTTCGGCGCCGATATGCTGATGCTGGTGCAGTGGGGTACGTTCATCCTGCTCAGCCTGCTGTTCCGGATGCCCGGTATCAACACCCGTCTGATTCCCCGGCAGGTGCGTTACTGGCGGGCCTCCAACCTGGCGCGGCGGCAGTTCCTGGAGCAGAGCCTGCACCATACCGAAGGCGCCACCGGCATGCTGATCTTCGTCTCGGAGGCGGAACGCTATGTGGAGATCCTGGTGGATCAGGGCATTGCCGACGTTCTGGACAACTCGGTATGGCAAGACATCGTGGCGGACTTCACCGCCAGGGTGCGCCAGGGCCAGACCCGGCAGGGATTCCTTGACTGCATTGCTGCCTGTGGCAAGCTCCTGAAAGAGCACCTGCCCGCCACCCATGAGCGCAACGAACTTCCCAATCACCTGGTCATCCTGCCCTAA
- a CDS encoding LemA family protein yields MATLHKPLQPRTFWQLTSLMALVLFLSGCGINNIPTYDEKVTAAWSQVENQYQRRADLIPNLVETVKGFAAQEQETLTAVIEARSRATSIQVDESILNNPQKLRQFQQAQGELSSALSRLMAVSERYPDLKSNQNFLALQSQLEGTENRIAVARRDFIQAVERYNTELRTFPGKIWYSILYSDLEPRANFEATTENADEAPAVEF; encoded by the coding sequence ATGGCAACCCTTCACAAACCGCTTCAACCGCGGACCTTCTGGCAGTTGACATCGCTGATGGCACTGGTGTTGTTTCTCAGTGGCTGTGGCATCAATAACATCCCCACTTACGATGAGAAAGTTACCGCCGCCTGGTCCCAGGTGGAAAACCAGTACCAGCGCCGCGCCGACCTGATTCCCAACCTGGTGGAAACCGTCAAGGGCTTCGCGGCCCAGGAGCAGGAAACCCTGACCGCGGTGATTGAGGCGCGCTCCAGGGCTACGTCGATTCAGGTGGACGAGAGCATTCTCAACAATCCCCAGAAGCTGCGGCAGTTCCAGCAGGCCCAGGGTGAACTGAGCAGCGCCCTGAGCCGGCTGATGGCTGTGTCTGAACGTTACCCGGACCTGAAGTCGAATCAGAACTTCCTGGCCTTGCAGTCCCAGCTTGAAGGTACGGAGAATCGTATTGCCGTCGCACGCCGGGATTTCATCCAGGCGGTGGAGCGCTACAACACCGAGCTGCGCACCTTCCCGGGCAAGATCTGGTACAGCATCCTGTATAGCGATCTGGAGCCCCGCGCCAACTTCGAAGCCACCACGGAAAATGCGGATGAAGCGCCCGCGGTGGAATTCTGA
- a CDS encoding FAD-dependent oxidoreductase produces the protein MAKVISSDILVVGGGLAGLVTALEALRAGKSVTLADRDTAERMGGLALWAFGGMMLVGTPLQKRMKIADTPEIALGDWLSFGELAPDDEWPLQWARYYVEHSRSEVYDWLGNEGIKFLPAVNWVERGRFGDGNRLPRYHVIWGTARELVRCLLAALHRENTGGKLTLLHQHRITELELEAGRVSGAQAINEATGEEVRLAASAVVLATGGINGSHRECRANWPKNRPQPTGMLNGAHPYADGRMHHWVADTLGGRITHAGEMWNYAAGFAHPYPHFPGHGLSTIPCKSALWLNHRGERIGPEPLVTGFDTHWLCQRVAEQEKPWTWHLLNWRIAAREFAISGAEHNARIRDKQFPLFVKELLLGNHALVRQMQRESRDFLVADNLSDLAGKMNALTCSHDINPATLQAAADAFDANFTAGTSLHNDPQIRMIQHAREWKPDRLRTCKPAPLQKPGAGPYIAIRMQLITRKSLGGLQTDLQSRVLNAQGAPVEGLYCVGEAAGFGGGGANGKRSLEGTFLPGCIMTARAAVRSIVTGGSSP, from the coding sequence ATGGCCAAGGTAATTTCCTCAGACATTCTGGTGGTCGGCGGAGGGCTGGCCGGACTTGTCACGGCCCTCGAAGCTCTGCGAGCCGGGAAATCAGTGACCCTGGCGGACCGGGATACGGCCGAACGAATGGGTGGCCTGGCACTGTGGGCCTTTGGTGGCATGATGCTGGTGGGCACGCCCCTGCAGAAACGCATGAAGATTGCAGATACGCCGGAGATTGCCCTGGGTGACTGGCTCAGCTTTGGTGAGCTGGCGCCGGATGATGAATGGCCCCTGCAATGGGCACGCTACTACGTGGAGCATTCCCGCTCAGAGGTTTATGACTGGCTGGGCAATGAAGGCATCAAATTCCTGCCGGCCGTGAACTGGGTGGAGCGTGGTCGCTTCGGTGATGGCAACCGTTTGCCCCGTTACCATGTGATCTGGGGCACTGCCCGGGAATTGGTCCGCTGCCTGCTGGCGGCCCTGCACCGGGAAAACACTGGCGGCAAACTCACCCTGTTGCACCAGCATCGCATCACCGAACTGGAGCTTGAGGCCGGCAGAGTGAGCGGCGCCCAGGCCATCAACGAGGCCACCGGTGAGGAAGTCCGCCTGGCCGCATCCGCTGTGGTACTGGCCACCGGCGGCATCAACGGCAGCCACAGGGAATGCCGCGCCAACTGGCCCAAGAATCGTCCCCAACCTACCGGCATGCTGAACGGTGCCCACCCCTATGCGGATGGCCGCATGCACCACTGGGTGGCCGACACCCTCGGCGGCAGGATTACCCACGCCGGGGAGATGTGGAATTACGCGGCGGGCTTTGCGCATCCTTACCCCCACTTTCCCGGCCATGGGCTTTCCACCATCCCCTGCAAATCCGCCCTGTGGCTGAACCATCGGGGTGAGCGGATCGGCCCGGAACCCCTGGTGACCGGATTTGATACCCACTGGTTATGTCAGCGAGTGGCGGAACAGGAAAAACCCTGGACCTGGCACCTGCTCAACTGGCGCATTGCCGCCAGGGAATTCGCCATCTCCGGCGCCGAGCACAATGCCCGGATACGGGACAAGCAATTCCCCTTGTTCGTGAAAGAACTGCTGCTGGGCAACCACGCACTGGTGCGCCAGATGCAGCGTGAAAGCCGTGATTTCCTGGTGGCGGATAACCTGTCCGACCTGGCCGGCAAGATGAACGCGCTGACCTGTTCCCATGACATCAATCCGGCCACGCTCCAGGCCGCCGCGGATGCCTTCGATGCCAACTTCACCGCTGGCACCAGTCTCCATAACGACCCACAGATCCGGATGATCCAGCACGCCCGGGAATGGAAGCCGGACCGCCTGCGCACCTGTAAACCGGCCCCGTTGCAAAAGCCCGGTGCCGGGCCCTACATTGCTATCCGCATGCAACTGATCACCCGCAAGAGCCTGGGCGGGCTTCAGACCGATCTGCAAAGCCGCGTCCTCAATGCTCAGGGAGCGCCCGTCGAGGGCCTGTACTGTGTAGGAGAAGCGGCAGGCTTTGGCGGCGGTGGCGCCAATGGTAAACGCTCGCTGGAAGGCACTTTTCTGCCCGGCTGCATCATGACGGCCCGGGCAGCGGTGCGTTCCATTGTGACCGGAGGCTCAAGCCCCTGA
- a CDS encoding MFS transporter — protein MKFPSSTVFALLGAALIAISYGLARFAFGLFVPPIRAELELAPDVIGFIGALPLISFVLATMVAPLAADRLGARNTAVLSGVFGAVGLALISQASGALSLGIGVFASGICTGLMMPALTAAMQALVKRSLHGRVSAVMNAGTSIGVAIAVPAILFLAGAWRYAYVSFAILAVIGVFATWFFIPSVSRITPSNAAPPPPISALQWLRLFRLSLFAFGMGFVSAAYWIFAPDLVVSLGALPPGATGWLWLAVGIAGLGGAVVADLADRNNPPITQALMLTMLSASLALLAASPGNLVIAAFSALVFGLAYMSLTGLYLMTGIRLLPGRLSMGPVLPFMAVSLGQAAGSPLVGMLVNEFGYPDAFAMFSVTGILVAMLSPLYPRYIEHEPEEEAEDETGLQAAYDYQLQNEDGEPFKSVENEATNP, from the coding sequence ATGAAGTTTCCCTCAAGCACGGTGTTTGCACTCTTGGGAGCGGCACTGATCGCGATCAGTTACGGGCTCGCACGCTTTGCTTTCGGCTTGTTTGTGCCCCCGATCCGCGCTGAACTCGAACTGGCGCCGGACGTGATTGGCTTCATCGGCGCACTGCCGCTGATCAGTTTCGTGCTCGCCACGATGGTTGCGCCGCTTGCCGCTGATCGTCTCGGTGCCCGCAACACGGCAGTGCTTTCCGGCGTTTTTGGTGCTGTCGGTCTGGCGCTGATCAGCCAGGCCTCTGGTGCTCTGTCCCTCGGCATCGGTGTATTTGCCAGTGGCATCTGCACCGGCCTGATGATGCCGGCCCTCACGGCCGCCATGCAGGCCCTGGTGAAACGGTCCCTGCATGGGCGCGTTAGCGCGGTCATGAACGCGGGTACCAGCATTGGCGTCGCCATTGCCGTGCCGGCAATTCTGTTTCTGGCCGGGGCCTGGCGTTATGCGTATGTATCCTTTGCCATCCTGGCGGTGATCGGGGTGTTCGCCACGTGGTTTTTCATCCCTTCAGTTTCGCGTATCACGCCTTCGAACGCAGCGCCCCCGCCTCCGATCAGCGCCTTGCAGTGGTTGCGCCTGTTCCGGCTCTCGCTGTTTGCCTTCGGGATGGGCTTCGTCTCCGCGGCGTACTGGATTTTCGCGCCCGATCTGGTCGTCAGCCTCGGTGCCCTGCCGCCCGGCGCAACCGGCTGGCTGTGGCTGGCCGTTGGCATCGCCGGTCTCGGAGGTGCCGTGGTGGCCGACCTGGCTGATCGCAACAACCCGCCCATTACGCAGGCACTCATGCTGACGATGCTGTCCGCGAGCCTGGCATTGCTCGCCGCCAGCCCTGGTAATCTGGTGATCGCGGCATTCTCCGCTCTGGTCTTCGGCCTGGCTTATATGAGTCTGACGGGGCTCTATCTGATGACCGGCATCCGTCTGTTGCCGGGCAGACTGTCTATGGGCCCGGTGCTGCCATTTATGGCTGTATCGCTCGGGCAGGCGGCCGGTTCGCCCCTGGTTGGCATGCTGGTGAATGAATTCGGTTACCCCGATGCGTTCGCCATGTTCTCCGTGACTGGCATTCTGGTGGCAATGCTGTCGCCACTCTATCCGCGCTACATTGAGCATGAGCCCGAGGAGGAAGCTGAGGACGAAACCGGACTCCAGGCGGCGTACGATTATCAGCTTCAGAACGAGGATGGTGAGCCGTTTAAATCTGTCGAGAATGAAGCCACAAACCCGTAG
- a CDS encoding NAD(P)-binding protein produces the protein MHSKVVAMTTRSSDLTPIIDLAAEPGTGPTRTRRPVYVDLLPPCNQACPAGENIQAWLAHAQAGRYREAWETLVRDNPLPGVHGRVCYHPCETACNRRALDSAISIHAVERFLGDLAAREGWALPVDAAPSGKRVLIVGAGPSGLSAAYQLARRGHAVEIREAGPLPGGMLHFGIPAYRLPRADLLQEVRRIEAMGVRIVLDHKVEDLLAEQETGGFDAVFVAIGAHVAKHADIPVRDAARVLDAVSLLHEVGGGERPQLGRRVVIYGGGNTAMDAARTARRLGAEEALIIYHRDRAHMPAHAFEADEALEEGVRIQWLTSIKEVAGPSLTVEVMALDAAGRPQPTGRFETLQADAVVLALGQQADSGFLRRIPGIEFQPDGTVMVAPNMMTGRPGIFAGGDLVPGERTVTAAVGHGRQAARHIDAWLCGTTYQPAEKHPVVSFDQLHLPIYSDADRSVQQTLPPEARATGFTEVQAGLSEAEAIYEAQRCLSCGNCFECDQCYAACPEQAIEKLGPGRRYRFLYDRCTGCAVCVETCPCHAIELIPEPTQTGGT, from the coding sequence ATGCACAGCAAGGTTGTTGCGATGACCACGCGATCCTCCGATCTGACGCCGATCATCGACCTGGCAGCGGAGCCGGGTACCGGACCGACGCGCACGCGGCGGCCGGTCTACGTGGATCTTCTGCCCCCGTGCAACCAGGCCTGTCCGGCAGGGGAGAACATCCAGGCCTGGCTGGCCCATGCGCAGGCGGGCCGCTACCGCGAGGCATGGGAGACGCTGGTGCGGGACAACCCGCTGCCGGGCGTGCATGGACGGGTCTGTTATCATCCCTGCGAAACCGCCTGCAACCGCCGCGCGCTCGACAGCGCCATCTCGATCCACGCGGTCGAGCGTTTCCTTGGTGACCTGGCCGCGCGGGAAGGCTGGGCGTTGCCGGTCGATGCCGCGCCGAGCGGCAAGCGGGTGCTGATCGTCGGCGCCGGCCCAAGCGGTCTGTCGGCTGCGTATCAGCTCGCGCGCCGCGGCCATGCGGTTGAGATCCGGGAGGCCGGTCCGCTGCCTGGTGGCATGTTACATTTCGGCATTCCCGCCTACCGGCTGCCGCGTGCGGACCTGCTGCAGGAGGTGCGGCGGATCGAGGCCATGGGCGTCAGGATCGTCCTCGATCACAAGGTCGAGGACCTGCTGGCCGAGCAGGAAACCGGGGGCTTCGATGCGGTATTTGTCGCCATCGGGGCGCATGTCGCCAAACACGCGGACATCCCGGTACGCGATGCCGCCCGGGTGCTCGACGCGGTGAGTCTGCTGCACGAGGTCGGCGGTGGCGAGCGACCACAGCTTGGCCGGCGGGTGGTGATCTACGGTGGCGGCAATACGGCCATGGATGCCGCACGCACTGCCAGGCGCCTCGGCGCGGAAGAGGCGCTGATCATCTACCACCGCGACCGCGCGCACATGCCGGCCCACGCCTTCGAGGCCGACGAGGCTCTCGAGGAAGGGGTCAGGATCCAATGGCTGACCAGCATCAAGGAGGTCGCGGGGCCGTCGCTCACCGTCGAGGTCATGGCGCTGGATGCGGCCGGTCGGCCGCAGCCGACGGGCCGTTTCGAGACCCTGCAGGCAGACGCCGTGGTGTTGGCCCTGGGGCAGCAGGCCGACAGCGGTTTCCTGCGCCGGATTCCAGGCATCGAATTCCAGCCCGACGGCACGGTCATGGTCGCCCCGAACATGATGACCGGTCGGCCCGGGATCTTCGCCGGCGGCGACCTGGTGCCGGGCGAGCGCACCGTAACGGCGGCGGTCGGGCATGGCAGGCAGGCGGCGCGGCACATCGATGCCTGGCTGTGCGGCACCACCTACCAGCCTGCCGAGAAGCACCCCGTCGTCTCCTTCGATCAACTGCACCTGCCGATCTACAGTGATGCCGACCGCTCGGTGCAGCAAACACTGCCGCCGGAGGCCCGTGCGACCGGCTTTACTGAGGTGCAGGCCGGCCTGAGCGAAGCCGAGGCGATTTACGAAGCCCAGCGCTGCCTGTCTTGCGGCAACTGTTTCGAGTGTGACCAGTGCTACGCCGCCTGCCCGGAGCAGGCGATCGAAAAACTCGGGCCCGGCCGGCGTTACCGCTTCCTCTATGACCGCTGCACCGGCTGCGCGGTCTGCGTCGAAACCTGTCCATGCCATGCCATCGAGCTGATTCCCGAGCCGACCCAGACGGGGGGAACGTGA